The Diadema setosum chromosome 4, eeDiaSeto1, whole genome shotgun sequence genome window below encodes:
- the LOC140227105 gene encoding green-sensitive opsin P521-like, whose translation MASSIFTNESLYIDRSDSNLPLRAIFSAFGVFGILGNGVVFVVIVLTKDLHNSTNFLIANQSMIDLAASLFLLTLQLVPGSLPVDRPLFALLICALWVSWSPFWMSVAATIALQLKRGPGQESEKMTRREKARRDVVKTVLVVCLAYIVCWAPNDLYVFYGLLGGNVSFNGVAYELTILVAFSNMWINPIIYSFRYHKFQVAIKRLLTCQEKHKSSTVSAISSIY comes from the exons ATGGCCTCCTCGATTTTTACCAATGAATCACTTTATATTGATAGAAGCGATAGCAACTTACCTCTAAGAGCTATTTTCTCAGCGTTTGGGGTCTTTGGTATTTTAGGCAACGGTGTCGTGTTCGTTGTCATTGTGCTCACCAAAGACCTTCACAATTCGACCAACTTTCTTATCGCCAATCAATCCATGATCGACCTCGCAGCATCTTTATTCCTCTTAACCCTTCAGTTGGTACCCGGATCTCTGCCGGTGGACAGGCCACTGTTCGCTCTATTGATTTGCGCTTTGTGGGTCAGCTGGAGTCCATTCTGGATGTCCGTAGCAGCCA CAATTGCCCTCCAACTGAAGCGGGGACCAGGTCAAGAATCTGAGAAGATGACCCGCCGCGAAAAAGCGAGAAGAGACGTGGTGAAGACCGTCTTGGTTGTCTGCCTGGCTTACATTGTGTGTTGGGCGCCAAATGACTTGTATGTATTTTACGGCCTGCTGGGAGGAAACGTGAGCTTTAATGGCGTTGCATACGAACTGACAATTCTTGTAGCTTTCTCTAACATGTGGATAAACCCTATCATATATTCCTTTAGATACCATAAGTTTCAAGTGGCAATCAAGCGTCTACTTACATGTCAGGAAAAACATAAATCTTCCACTGTGTCGGCGATTTCTTCAATTTATTAA